From the Streptomyces sp. SN-593 genome, the window CGCTGGCCGGGCCGTACCCGCGCAGCGCGCTGGCCACCGCGCGCCGCGACGGGCCGCTCCACCCCTCCCCCAACGCCGGTCCGGTGGAGGCCGCGTTCGCGGGAGCGCTGCGCATACGGCTGGGCGGCACCCTGGCGTACGGCGGCCGCACCGAGCACCGTCCGGTGCTGGGTGCCGGGTTCCGTCCGCCGGGCCCGGCGGACATCGGCCGCGCCATCCGGCTCTCCCGCCGGGTGGGCGCGCTCGCACTCGGCGCGTCGGTGCTGCTGTCGGCGGCGCGCGGGGCACGGCTGCCGGCGGCGGGGCGGGGCGCCGGACCGGCTCCGGTCACGGGCCGCTCCACGGTCCCGGACGGAACCACGGTCGCGGGTCGGGGCGTGGGCTCGGGTCGAGTGCCGGGCTCGGGTCGAGTGCCGGGCTCGGGTCGAGGGCCGGGCTCGGGTCGAGTACCGAACTCGGGTCGAGTGCCGGGCTCGGGTCGGGCCCCGACCGCGGATCGGGTCCGGGCCGTCGCGCGGGCCACGGGACCGGCTCCGACCGCGGAGGGTGCCCGATGAAGGGGCTGATGGTCGCCGGGACCGGGTCCGACACCGGCAAGAGCGTGGTGACCGCCGGGATCTGCCGCTGGCTGACCCGCCAGGGCCTGCGGGTGGCGCCCTTCAAGGGCCAGAACATGTCGCTCAACTCGTACGTGACCCGCGAGGGCGCCGAGATCGGCCGGGCACAGGCGATGCAGGCGCAGGCGGCCCGCGTCGAGCCCTCGGCGCTGATGAACCCGGTGCTGCTCAAGCCCGGCGGCGACCACCGCAGCCAGGTCGTGGTACTCGGCAAGCCCGTCGGCGAGTTGAGCGCGCGCGGCTACCACGGCGGCCGGCAGGCCGAGTTGCTCGGCACCGTGGTGGAGTGCCTGGAGGAGTTGGGCCGCACCCACGACGCCGTGGTCTGCGAGGGAGCCGGCAGCCCCGCCGAGATCAACCTGCGCCGCACCGACATCGTCAACATGGCCGTGGCCAGGAGCGCGGGCCTGCCGGTCGTGGTGGTGGGCGACATCGACCGCGGCGGCGTCTTCGCGTCGTTCTACGGCACGACGGCCCTGCTCGCGCCGGAGGACCAGCGGCTGGTCGCGGGCTACCTGGTGAACAAGTTCCGCGGTGACGTCTCGCTGCTGCGGCCCGGCCTGGACATGCTGCGCGGGCTGACCGGCCGTCCCACCCTCGGCGTGCTGCCCTTCGCCCACGGCCTGGGGATCGACGAGGAGGACGGGCTGCGGGTGTCGCTGCGCGGCGCGGTGCGTGAGTCCGCGGTCGAACCGCCGTACGGGGAGGAGGTGTTGCGGGTCGCGGTGGCCGCGCTGCCGCTGATGTCGAACTTCACCGACCTCGACGCGCTCGCCGCCGAACCCGGCGTCGTGGTGCGGTTCGTGGACCGCCCGGACGAACTCGCCGACGCCGACCTGGTGGTGCTGCCCGGCACCCGCGGTACCGTCCGCGCGCTGGAGTGGCTGCGCGAGCGCGGCCTGGCCGAGGCGGTCCGCCGGCGCGCCGCGCAGGGCCGCCCGGTGCTGGGCGTCTGCGGCGGCTTCCAGATCCTCGCCGAACACATCGAGGACGACGTGGAGTCGCGGGCCGGGGCCGTCCCCGCGCTCGGGCTGCTGCCGGCACGGGTCCGCTTCGCCCGGGAGAAGACGCTCGCCCGCCCGGAGGGCACGCAGTACGGCGAGCACGTGCGCGGCTACGAGATCCACCACGGGGTGGCCGAACTGCTGGGCGGCGACGAGCCGTTCCTCGACGGCTGCCGGGTCGGCGCGGTCTGGGGCACCCACTGGCACGGTTCGCTGGAGAGCGACGGCTTCCGGCGGGCGTTCCTCCGGCAGGTGGCCGCGGCCGCGGGGCGGCGGTTCGTCCCCGCCCCCGACACCCGCTTCGAGGCGTTGCGGGAGGGCCAGTTGGAGCGGCTGGCGGACCTGGTCGAGGAGCACGCCGACACCGCGGCACTGCTGCGGCTGGTCGAGCAGGGCCCGCCGCCCGGACTGCCGTTCCTTCCGCCGGGGGCGCCGTGAGACCGCCGCCGCCCCCGGCCCCCGGAGGACCCGGGCAGGGAACCGCAGGACCCGCAGGCCCCGCCGTCACGACTTCCGCTCGAAGGAGCGACCCTGGCATGAGTACCACCTACCCCTTCACCGCCGTCGTCGGGCAGGACGACCTGCGGCTCGCACTGCTGCTCAACGCGGTCTCGCCCGCGGTGGGCGGTGTGCTGGTGCGGGGCGAGAAGGGGACGGCGAAGACCACGACGGTGCGCGCGGTCGCCGCGCTGCTCCCGCACGTGACGGTGGTCCCCGGCTGCCGGTTCAGCTGCGACCCGGCGGCGCCGGACCCCCACTGCCCGGACGGGCCGCACGACCCGGCGCAGGACGGTGCCGAACGCGCCACGAAACTGGTCGAGTTGCCGGTGGGGGCCTCGGAGGACCGGCTCGTCGGCGCGCTGGACTTCGAACGCGCCCTCGCGGAGGGCGTCAAGGCGTTCGAGCCGGGGCTGCTGGCCGAGGCGCACCGCGGCGTGCTCTACGTCGACGAGGTCAACCTGCTCAACGACCACCTCGTGGACGTGCTGCTGGACGCCGCCGCCACCGGGGCGAGCTACGTGGAGCGCGAGGGCGTGTCGGTGCGGCACGCGGCGCGCTTCCTGCTGGTGGGCACGATGAACCCGGAAGAGGGCGAGCTGCGGCCGCAGTTGCTCGACCGGTTCGGGCTGACCGTGGAGGTCACCGCCTCGCGCGAGACCGACGAGCGGGTCGAGGTGGTGCGCCGCCGGCTGGCCTACGACGACGACCCGGAGCAGTTCGCCGCACGATGGGCGCCACAGGAGCAGCAGGCGCGCGAACGTATCGCGGCCGCGCGGGAGTTGCTGCCGTCGGTGCGGCTCGGGGACACGGTGCTGCGGCAGATCGCGGCGACCTGCGCGGCCTTCGAGGTGGACGGGATGCGCGCCGACATCGTGATGGCGCGCACCGCGACCGCGCTGGCGGCGTGGGCCGGCCGTACCGGGGTCACGGCCGCCGACGTGCGGCAGGCGGCACTGCTGGCGCTGCCGCACCGCCGCCGGCGCAACCCCTTCGACGCGCCCGGCCTCGACGAGGAGAAGCTGGACCAGGCGCTGGAGCAGGCGCGGCAGGAGGCGGAACAGGCCGAGGCGGAGGGCGCCGGACCCGACGACGGCCCCGAGCCCGACCCTGACCCGGACGGCGGCCCCGAGAGCGGCGGTCCGGACGGTGGGCCCGGCGGCGACGGGCCCGGCGGCGGTGGCGGGGTGCCGCCGCAGCGCGACCCCGCGTCGGACCCCGGCGACGGCTCCGCGGCGCCCGACGCCGGCCCGCAGTCCGCGTCCCCGCCGCCCGGCGAGGGCGCGCAGCCGGGGACGGGCCCCGGCGCGGCCCCCGCCGCGGGCGCCGAGCAGCCGCCGTCCGCCGCCGGGGAGCCGTACCGGACCCGGGCGCTGACGGTGCCCGGACTGGGCGAGGGCGCCGCCGGCCGGCGCTCGCGGGCCCGCACCGCGCAGGGGCGGACGACCGGGGCGGAGCTGCCGCACGGCCGGCTGGCGGCGCTGCACCTGACGGCGACGCTGCGCGCGGCGGCGCCCCACCAGCGGGCGCGGGGGCGCGACGGCACCGGCCTCGTGGTGCGCCGGCCGGACCTGCGGCAGGCGGCGCGGGAGGGCCGGGAGGGCAATCTCGTGCTGTTCGTGGTGGACGCGTCGGGCTCGATGGCCGCGCGGCGGCGGATGGGCGCGGTGAAGGGCGCGGTGCTGTCGCTGCTGCTCGACGCCTACCAGCGGCGCGACAAGGTCGGCCTGGTCACCTTCCGGGGCACGGGCGCGGAGCTGGCGCTGCCGCCGACGTCGTCGGTGGACGCGGGCGCGGCCCGGCTGGAGAAACTGCCGACCGGGGGCCGTACCCCGCTGGCGGCGGGACTGCTGCGGGCCCACGAGGTGCTGCGGGTGGAGCGGCTGCGGGACGCCTCCCGGCGGCCGCTGCTGGTGGTGGTCACCGACGGGCGGGCCACCGGCGGGGTGGAGCCGCTGCCGCGGGCGGCGCGCGCGGCCCGGCTGCTGGCCGCGTCCGGCGTCGCGTCCGTGGTAGTGGACTGCGAGTCCGGCCCGGTGCGGCTGGGCCTGGCGGGCGCGCTGGCCCGGGACCTGGGCGCCGCCGCCGTGACGCTGGAGGAACTGCGGGCCGACACGGTGTCCGCGCTGGTCAAGGACGTACGGAGGGCCGCGTAATGCCGCAGGGACAGCCGAGTGTGGTGCCGGACGACGGGCTGACCACGCGCCAGCGCCGCAACCGGCCGCTGACGATCGTGCACACCGGTCCGGGCAAGGGGAAGTCCACGGCGGCGTTCGGACTGGCGCTGCGGGCCTGGAACCAGGGCTGGCCGGTAGGGGTGTTCCAGTTCGTCAAGTCGGCGAAG encodes:
- a CDS encoding putative cobaltochelatase; translated protein: MSTTYPFTAVVGQDDLRLALLLNAVSPAVGGVLVRGEKGTAKTTTVRAVAALLPHVTVVPGCRFSCDPAAPDPHCPDGPHDPAQDGAERATKLVELPVGASEDRLVGALDFERALAEGVKAFEPGLLAEAHRGVLYVDEVNLLNDHLVDVLLDAAATGASYVEREGVSVRHAARFLLVGTMNPEEGELRPQLLDRFGLTVEVTASRETDERVEVVRRRLAYDDDPEQFAARWAPQEQQARERIAAARELLPSVRLGDTVLRQIAATCAAFEVDGMRADIVMARTATALAAWAGRTGVTAADVRQAALLALPHRRRRNPFDAPGLDEEKLDQALEQARQEAEQAEAEGAGPDDGPEPDPDPDGGPESGGPDGGPGGDGPGGGGGVPPQRDPASDPGDGSAAPDAGPQSASPPPGEGAQPGTGPGAAPAAGAEQPPSAAGEPYRTRALTVPGLGEGAAGRRSRARTAQGRTTGAELPHGRLAALHLTATLRAAAPHQRARGRDGTGLVVRRPDLRQAAREGREGNLVLFVVDASGSMAARRRMGAVKGAVLSLLLDAYQRRDKVGLVTFRGTGAELALPPTSSVDAGAARLEKLPTGGRTPLAAGLLRAHEVLRVERLRDASRRPLLVVVTDGRATGGVEPLPRAARAARLLAASGVASVVVDCESGPVRLGLAGALARDLGAAAVTLEELRADTVSALVKDVRRAA
- a CDS encoding cobyric acid synthase; this encodes MKGLMVAGTGSDTGKSVVTAGICRWLTRQGLRVAPFKGQNMSLNSYVTREGAEIGRAQAMQAQAARVEPSALMNPVLLKPGGDHRSQVVVLGKPVGELSARGYHGGRQAELLGTVVECLEELGRTHDAVVCEGAGSPAEINLRRTDIVNMAVARSAGLPVVVVGDIDRGGVFASFYGTTALLAPEDQRLVAGYLVNKFRGDVSLLRPGLDMLRGLTGRPTLGVLPFAHGLGIDEEDGLRVSLRGAVRESAVEPPYGEEVLRVAVAALPLMSNFTDLDALAAEPGVVVRFVDRPDELADADLVVLPGTRGTVRALEWLRERGLAEAVRRRAAQGRPVLGVCGGFQILAEHIEDDVESRAGAVPALGLLPARVRFAREKTLARPEGTQYGEHVRGYEIHHGVAELLGGDEPFLDGCRVGAVWGTHWHGSLESDGFRRAFLRQVAAAAGRRFVPAPDTRFEALREGQLERLADLVEEHADTAALLRLVEQGPPPGLPFLPPGAP